A genomic segment from Micropterus dolomieu isolate WLL.071019.BEF.003 ecotype Adirondacks linkage group LG03, ASM2129224v1, whole genome shotgun sequence encodes:
- the LOC123969051 gene encoding endothelin-1: MQDGLGLPVMKQLELEAGDGVLPQTERTKRCACSSPMDSECHYFCHLDIIWVNTPSKTTVYGLGSALSRRRRSTWRCTCANPVDQTCTSFCLHSSEITSTKGSVKRRQLNIFNILRAVVSRSKRPLDAPCSDKSSEAQKKKAR, encoded by the exons ATGCAGGATG GTTTGGGTCTTCCAGTGATGAAACAGCTGGAATTGGAGGCCGGTGACGGTGTCCtaccacagacagagaggaccAAGCGTTGTGCCTGCAGCAGCCCAATGGACTCTGAGTGCCACTACTTCTGCCACCTGGATATAATCTGGGTCAACACACCCAG TAAGACAACAGTTTATGGTCTAGGCAGTGCTCTGTCCAGACGCAGGCGGTCCACTTGGCGCTGCACCTGTGCCAACCCTGTTGATCAGACCTGCACCAGCTTCTGCCTTCACAG CTCAGAAATCACTTCCACAAAGGGATCTGTAAAGAGACGTCAACTCAACATATTCAACATCCTAAG AGCTGTGGTCAGCCGGTCCAAGAGACCTCTGGATGCACCTTGTTCAGACAAGTCTTCTGAAGCTCAGAAGAAGAAAGCTCGCTAA